A region from the Chloroflexota bacterium genome encodes:
- a CDS encoding SIS domain-containing protein — MNLDDSKVFSMLDPQNMIAEIDRLPAQLLDAWSLGQSLPLPNWQGIRHVLVAGMGSSALAADLLAAYVAPVSPVPVVVQRDYDLPAWAQGHETLVVALSHSGESEETLSVFERALAQDCRVIVISTGGALVEKAQQADVTAWRYAYEGQPRLAIGYAFGLLLGLVQHLGLVPASEAHLRDAVEAMRVQQTELGSTVPLMQNPAKRLAGQCVGRWVIVISAGILAPVARRWKEQINKSAKTWAQFEALPAANHTTLAGVMHPEGALAHTMVLFLRARSMHPRNQKRVDVTKEYFMLEGLGTDFVNAQGDNPLAEMWTMLQFGEYVAYYLAMAYQADPAPIMPIEGMKAYLRAA, encoded by the coding sequence CAAAGCCTGCCGCTGCCTAACTGGCAGGGCATCCGCCATGTGCTGGTAGCCGGGATGGGTAGTTCTGCTCTGGCTGCCGATCTGTTGGCCGCGTATGTGGCGCCGGTTAGTCCTGTGCCGGTGGTTGTGCAGCGTGATTATGATCTGCCCGCCTGGGCGCAGGGCCATGAAACGTTGGTTGTGGCGCTCTCGCATTCCGGCGAGAGTGAAGAAACGCTCTCGGTTTTTGAGCGAGCGCTCGCGCAAGATTGTCGGGTGATCGTGATTTCAACCGGCGGCGCATTGGTGGAAAAAGCACAGCAGGCGGATGTGACTGCGTGGCGCTATGCGTATGAGGGGCAGCCGCGCCTTGCGATTGGGTACGCTTTCGGACTCCTGTTGGGGTTGGTTCAGCACCTGGGGTTGGTGCCTGCATCCGAAGCGCATCTGCGTGATGCCGTGGAAGCCATGCGCGTGCAGCAAACCGAGTTAGGCTCCACTGTGCCCCTGATGCAGAATCCGGCCAAGCGATTGGCTGGGCAGTGTGTGGGGCGCTGGGTGATCGTGATTAGCGCGGGGATATTGGCGCCGGTGGCGCGACGCTGGAAAGAACAGATCAACAAGTCGGCGAAAACCTGGGCACAATTTGAAGCTTTGCCCGCCGCCAATCACACGACTTTGGCCGGTGTGATGCATCCCGAAGGCGCGCTGGCACATACGATGGTGCTGTTCTTGCGAGCGCGTTCGATGCACCCGCGCAATCAGAAACGCGTAGATGTGACCAAAGAGTATTTTATGCTCGAGGGGCTGGGAACCGATTTTGTGAATGCACAGGGCGATAACCCTCTGGCTGAAATGTGGACAATGCTCCAATTTGGAGAATATGTGGCTTATTATTTAGCGATGGCGTATCAGGCAGACCCTGCGCCGATAATGCCTATTGAGGGGATGAAAGCCTATTTACGCGCAGCATAG